One window of the Anguilla rostrata isolate EN2019 chromosome 13, ASM1855537v3, whole genome shotgun sequence genome contains the following:
- the LOC135237308 gene encoding kinesin-like protein KIF3B isoform X2 — MSKGRSLEAVKVVVRCRPMNEKEKAANFQRVVSVDVKLGQVTVRNPRVGSAHDHPKVFTFDSVYDWDSKQLDLYDETFRPLVDSVLLGFNGTIFAYGQTGTGKTYTMEGVRHDPERRGVIPNSFEHIFTHISRSQNQQYLVRASYLEIYQEEIRDLLFKDQSRRLELRERPDTGVYVKDLSSFVTKSVAEIEHVMNVGNQNRSVGATNMNEHSSRSHAIFVITVECSELGPDRQNHIRVGKLNLVDLAGSERQSKTGVQGERLKEATKINLSLSALGNVISALVDGRSSHVPYRDSKLTRLLQDSLGGNARTVMVANIGPASYNVEETLTTLRYSNRAKNIRNRPHINEDPKDALLREFQEEIARLKEQLERRSGGRGRRSRRWKSDWQSLGDGGEEFEEHEEPDDEEDNEEVVEDSVAGRDAHYWQEQQEQLERERKAIMEDRSLVVEERLRLLGEKERRMEELQMEQEAGEMLAAKVRAMESKLLVGGKNIVDHTNEQQKILEQKRQEIAEQKRREREMQQQVESWDEETLELKETYSSLQQEVDIKTKKLKKLFAKLQAVKGDICDVQEEHIKQRQDLEQTQNEVTRELKLKQLIIENFMPMEVKNKIANRAFFDDEDDRWKLRPIARIKETQQMMARPVSAVGYKRPLSQHARTAMRLRPDARYRADNILQLQQDLPCRNTHEYQGPAIAASVAAVLEGALREDDDIVVDASDFHCGSPTPSGPTPHGSASVPCSPTPSISGGSRIPKPRPRTGKTGSGSTSLQRPSSSGPPHYPQCRGLVPK, encoded by the exons ATGTCTAAGGGCAGGTCCTTGGAGGCGGTGAAGGTGGTGGTCCGCTGTCGGCCCATGAACGAAAAGGAGAAGGCGGCAAATTTCCAGAGGGTGGTGTCAGTGGATGTGAAGCTGGGGCAGGTGACAGTGAGGAACCCCAGGGTGGGCTCCGCTCATGACCACCCCAAGGTGTTCACCTTCGACTCAGTCTACGACTGGGACTCCAAGCAGCTGGACCTGTATGACGAGACCTTCCGGCCCCTGGTGGACTCGGTGCTGCTGGGTTTCAACGGCACCATCTTTGCCTACGGCCAGACGGGAACAGGGAAGACCTACACCATGGAGGGAGTGCGCCATGACCCGGAGAGGAGGGGCGTTATTCCCAACTCCTTCGAGCACATCTTCACCCACATATCGCGCTCGCAGAACCAACAGTATCTGGTCAGGGCCTCCTACCTGGAGATCTATCAGGAGGAGATCAGGGACCTGCTGTTCAAAGACCAGTCCCGCCGCCTGGAGCTGAGGGAACGGCCAGACACCGGTGTGTATGTCAAGGACCTGTCCTCCTTTGTCACCAAGAGTGTGGCTGAGATTGAGCATGTCATGAATGTGGGAAATCAGAACCGCTCAGTTGGCGCTACCAACATGAATGAACATAGCTCACGATCGCACGCCATCTTCGTCATCACAGTGGAGTGTAGCGAGCTAGGCCCCGACAGGCAGAACCACATCCGGGTTGGCAAGCTCAACCTGGTGGACCTGGCGGGCAGCGAGCGGCAGAGCAAGACGGGCGTCCAGGGAGAACGCCTGAAGGAGGCCACTAAGATCAACCTGTCCCTCTCTGCCTTGGGCAATGTCATCTCTGCCTTGGTGGACGGCAGGAGCTCACACGTGCCGTACCGTGACTCCAAACTCACCCGCCTTCTGCAGGACTCGCTGGGCGGCAATGCCAGGACAGTGATGGTGGCCAACATTGGCCCCGCCTCTTACAATGTGGAGGAGACCCTCACCACGCTCCGCTACTCCAACCGGGCCAAGAACATCCGGAACAGGCCTCACATCAACGAGGACCCCAAGGATGCGCTTCTGCGCGAGTTCCAGGAGGAGATTGCCCGGCTGAAGGAGCAGCTGGAGAGGAGGtctgggggcagggggagaaggagtaggaggtgGAAGAGTGATTGGCAGAGCCTGGGGGATGGAGGGGAAGAGTTTGAGGAACATGAGGAGCCGGATGATGAGGAGGACAACGAAGAGGTTGTGGAAGACAGCGTCGCAGGAAGAGATGCGCACTActggcaggagcagcaggagcagctggagaGGGAACGTAAGGCCATCATGGAGGACCGCAGCCTGGTGGTGGAGGAGAggctgaggctgctgggagagaaggagaggaggatggaAGAGCTGCAGATGGAGCAGGAGGCTGGGGAGATGCTGGCAGCCAAAGTCAGG GCTATGGAGAGCAAGCTGCTCGTTGGGGGTAAGAATATTGTAGACCACACCAACGAGCAGCAGAAGATACTGGAACAGAAGCGACAGGAAATTGCTGAGCAG AAacgcagggagagggagatgcagCAGCAGGTGGAGAGCTGGGACGAGGAGACACTGGAGCTAAAGGAGACATACAGTTCTTTGCAGCAGGAGGTGGACATCAAGACCAAGAAGCTGAAAAAG CTGTTTGCAAAACTGCAGGCTGTTAAGGGCGATATCTGTGATGTCCAGGAGGAGCATATCAAACAGAGGCAGGACCTGGAGCAGACGCAGAACGAGGTGACCCGGGAATTGAAGCTCAA GCAGCTGATCATTGAGAACTTCATGCCTATGGAAGTGAAGAATAAAATTGCCAACAGGGCGTTCTTCGATGATGAGGATGATAGATGGAAACTGAGGCCCATTGCCCGGATCAAAGA gacCCAGCAGATGATGGCACGTCCAGTTTCTGCAGTTGGCTACAAGAGACCTCTGTCTCAGCATGCCCGTACAGCCATGAGGCTGCGGCCAGATGCCAGATACAGG gcTGATAATATCCTCCAGCTGCAACAGGACCTGCCCTGCAGGAATACCCATGAGTACCAGGGGCCGGCCATTGCAGCCAGTGTGGCTGCTGTGCTGGAGGGTGCCCTGCGGGAAGATGATGACATTGTTGTTGACGCCTCTGATTTCCACTGTGGTAGCCCCACCCCAAGTGGCCCCACCCCACATGGTTCCGCCTCTGTCCCCTGTAGCCCCACCCCTAGCATTTCTGGAGGCAGCAGGATCCCCAAGCCCAG GCCCCGGACagggaagacaggaagtggctccACTTCTTTGCAACGTCCGTCTAGCTCAGGACCCCCCCACTACCCACAATGCCGTGGACTTGTTCCCAAGTAA
- the LOC135237308 gene encoding kinesin-like protein KIF3B isoform X1 — protein sequence MSKGRSLEAVKVVVRCRPMNEKEKAANFQRVVSVDVKLGQVTVRNPRVGSAHDHPKVFTFDSVYDWDSKQLDLYDETFRPLVDSVLLGFNGTIFAYGQTGTGKTYTMEGVRHDPERRGVIPNSFEHIFTHISRSQNQQYLVRASYLEIYQEEIRDLLFKDQSRRLELRERPDTGVYVKDLSSFVTKSVAEIEHVMNVGNQNRSVGATNMNEHSSRSHAIFVITVECSELGPDRQNHIRVGKLNLVDLAGSERQSKTGVQGERLKEATKINLSLSALGNVISALVDGRSSHVPYRDSKLTRLLQDSLGGNARTVMVANIGPASYNVEETLTTLRYSNRAKNIRNRPHINEDPKDALLREFQEEIARLKEQLERRSGGRGRRSRRWKSDWQSLGDGGEEFEEHEEPDDEEDNEEVVEDSVAGRDAHYWQEQQEQLERERKAIMEDRSLVVEERLRLLGEKERRMEELQMEQEAGEMLAAKVRAMESKLLVGGKNIVDHTNEQQKILEQKRQEIAEQKRREREMQQQVESWDEETLELKETYSSLQQEVDIKTKKLKKLFAKLQAVKGDICDVQEEHIKQRQDLEQTQNEVTRELKLKQLIIENFMPMEVKNKIANRAFFDDEDDRWKLRPIARIKETQQMMARPVSAVGYKRPLSQHARTAMRLRPDARYRADNILQLQQDLPCRNTHEYQGPAIAASVAAVLEGALREDDDIVVDASDFHCGSPTPSGPTPHGSASVPCSPTPSISGGSRIPKPSRPRTGKTGSGSTSLQRPSSSGPPHYPQCRGLVPK from the exons ATGTCTAAGGGCAGGTCCTTGGAGGCGGTGAAGGTGGTGGTCCGCTGTCGGCCCATGAACGAAAAGGAGAAGGCGGCAAATTTCCAGAGGGTGGTGTCAGTGGATGTGAAGCTGGGGCAGGTGACAGTGAGGAACCCCAGGGTGGGCTCCGCTCATGACCACCCCAAGGTGTTCACCTTCGACTCAGTCTACGACTGGGACTCCAAGCAGCTGGACCTGTATGACGAGACCTTCCGGCCCCTGGTGGACTCGGTGCTGCTGGGTTTCAACGGCACCATCTTTGCCTACGGCCAGACGGGAACAGGGAAGACCTACACCATGGAGGGAGTGCGCCATGACCCGGAGAGGAGGGGCGTTATTCCCAACTCCTTCGAGCACATCTTCACCCACATATCGCGCTCGCAGAACCAACAGTATCTGGTCAGGGCCTCCTACCTGGAGATCTATCAGGAGGAGATCAGGGACCTGCTGTTCAAAGACCAGTCCCGCCGCCTGGAGCTGAGGGAACGGCCAGACACCGGTGTGTATGTCAAGGACCTGTCCTCCTTTGTCACCAAGAGTGTGGCTGAGATTGAGCATGTCATGAATGTGGGAAATCAGAACCGCTCAGTTGGCGCTACCAACATGAATGAACATAGCTCACGATCGCACGCCATCTTCGTCATCACAGTGGAGTGTAGCGAGCTAGGCCCCGACAGGCAGAACCACATCCGGGTTGGCAAGCTCAACCTGGTGGACCTGGCGGGCAGCGAGCGGCAGAGCAAGACGGGCGTCCAGGGAGAACGCCTGAAGGAGGCCACTAAGATCAACCTGTCCCTCTCTGCCTTGGGCAATGTCATCTCTGCCTTGGTGGACGGCAGGAGCTCACACGTGCCGTACCGTGACTCCAAACTCACCCGCCTTCTGCAGGACTCGCTGGGCGGCAATGCCAGGACAGTGATGGTGGCCAACATTGGCCCCGCCTCTTACAATGTGGAGGAGACCCTCACCACGCTCCGCTACTCCAACCGGGCCAAGAACATCCGGAACAGGCCTCACATCAACGAGGACCCCAAGGATGCGCTTCTGCGCGAGTTCCAGGAGGAGATTGCCCGGCTGAAGGAGCAGCTGGAGAGGAGGtctgggggcagggggagaaggagtaggaggtgGAAGAGTGATTGGCAGAGCCTGGGGGATGGAGGGGAAGAGTTTGAGGAACATGAGGAGCCGGATGATGAGGAGGACAACGAAGAGGTTGTGGAAGACAGCGTCGCAGGAAGAGATGCGCACTActggcaggagcagcaggagcagctggagaGGGAACGTAAGGCCATCATGGAGGACCGCAGCCTGGTGGTGGAGGAGAggctgaggctgctgggagagaaggagaggaggatggaAGAGCTGCAGATGGAGCAGGAGGCTGGGGAGATGCTGGCAGCCAAAGTCAGG GCTATGGAGAGCAAGCTGCTCGTTGGGGGTAAGAATATTGTAGACCACACCAACGAGCAGCAGAAGATACTGGAACAGAAGCGACAGGAAATTGCTGAGCAG AAacgcagggagagggagatgcagCAGCAGGTGGAGAGCTGGGACGAGGAGACACTGGAGCTAAAGGAGACATACAGTTCTTTGCAGCAGGAGGTGGACATCAAGACCAAGAAGCTGAAAAAG CTGTTTGCAAAACTGCAGGCTGTTAAGGGCGATATCTGTGATGTCCAGGAGGAGCATATCAAACAGAGGCAGGACCTGGAGCAGACGCAGAACGAGGTGACCCGGGAATTGAAGCTCAA GCAGCTGATCATTGAGAACTTCATGCCTATGGAAGTGAAGAATAAAATTGCCAACAGGGCGTTCTTCGATGATGAGGATGATAGATGGAAACTGAGGCCCATTGCCCGGATCAAAGA gacCCAGCAGATGATGGCACGTCCAGTTTCTGCAGTTGGCTACAAGAGACCTCTGTCTCAGCATGCCCGTACAGCCATGAGGCTGCGGCCAGATGCCAGATACAGG gcTGATAATATCCTCCAGCTGCAACAGGACCTGCCCTGCAGGAATACCCATGAGTACCAGGGGCCGGCCATTGCAGCCAGTGTGGCTGCTGTGCTGGAGGGTGCCCTGCGGGAAGATGATGACATTGTTGTTGACGCCTCTGATTTCCACTGTGGTAGCCCCACCCCAAGTGGCCCCACCCCACATGGTTCCGCCTCTGTCCCCTGTAGCCCCACCCCTAGCATTTCTGGAGGCAGCAGGATCCCCAAGCCCAG CAGGCCCCGGACagggaagacaggaagtggctccACTTCTTTGCAACGTCCGTCTAGCTCAGGACCCCCCCACTACCCACAATGCCGTGGACTTGTTCCCAAGTAA